A genomic region of Cryptococcus neoformans var. grubii H99 chromosome 13, complete sequence contains the following coding sequences:
- a CDS encoding protein transporter SEC61 subunit beta, which produces MADTKRPSSPSTPGQSSSFAVARPHGANAVRRRAPAAARPTSTRSAGAGGSSNTMLKLYTDSGEAGLKVDPFVVIVLSISFIASIFFLHITAKIIRAFTN; this is translated from the exons ATG GCCGACACCAAGCGcccctcatctccctccaccCCGGGacaatcctcttctttcgctgTTGCCAGGCCTCATGGTGCTAACGCTGTTCG ACGACGTGCTCCTGCAGCCGCTCGGCCCACCTCAACGCGTTCAGCCGGTGCCGGTGGCTCTTCTAACACCATGCTCAAACTATATACCGACTCTGGGGAGGCTGGTCTCAAAGT TGACCCCTTTGTCGTCATTgttctttccatctcttttatcgcctccatcttcttcctccacatcaCCGCCAAGATCATCAGGGCTTTTACCAACTAG
- a CDS encoding tRNA pseudouridine(38-40) synthase, translating into MIPRITAFLGNILRQPALKRIMEHTEPLKRPRSPSPQQAEAPEAKRPHIEPAPVPAAVQVDAEEAMFNVEEETQGGKGRRGKRGNGGQARKEKKEKRDAKDPRAQRAWEPREKTDGEKRLPKRRCAVLIGYCGTGYQGMQIQDHTDRTIEGEIFAALVKAGAVSADNAVDARKVDIARAARTDAGVHAAGNVISIKMITEPPLPEGFKDVAEYVNTFLPDQIRMWGWVRTVKSFNARTAADSRIYEYLLPSYCLIPPHKDDPLAKHLDISSPDWRDIVGEGPCSFADARLPMPTSDEGEVDPKVRGEYERKRRWRVDEKTLNRFRDIIAQYKGTHNFYNYTVGKPFNDRAVKRFMIKLEVKEPKVYGEIEWISVQIHGQSFMLHQIRKMISMAMLACRTGSPPSLLPETFGPKKIHIPKAPPLGLLLEAPQFGVYNDRITQKLNGITEDRDPVNFGLYADDIYAFKVKWIYEMLRKEELEKNVFHKWIQMMDNIKNDSLGYLNTKGVIPAEATALVLEQESKRKEGQKAQKEGAEAGVEEIESDDEEVDQEALKRGDLEG; encoded by the exons ATGATCCCACGCATAACAGCATTTCTTGGGAATATACTCAGACAGCCAGCTTTAAAACGCATAATGGAGCACACAGAACCCCTGAAGAGGCCCAGATCGCCATCTCCACAGCAGGCAGAGGCACCAGAGGCCAAAAGACCCCATATCGAACCGGCACCGGTACCTGCTGCAGTCCAAGTTGATGCTGAAGAAGCAATGTTCaatgtcgaagaagaaactcaAGGTGGCAAAGGAcggagggggaagagaggaaatggaggcCAGGCTCgtaaagagaagaaagagaaacgAGATGCCAAGGACCCGAGGGCTCAACGAGCTTGGGAACCTAGAGAGAAGACCGATGGTGAAAAGCGATTGCCCAAGAGGAGGTGTGCTGTGTTGATTGG TTACTGCGGTACTGGATACCAGGGTATGCAAAT ACAAGACCACACCGACCGAACTATCGAAGGCGAAATCTTTGCTGCTCTTGTCAAAGCTGGCGCTGTCTCTGCCGACAATGCTGTCGATGCGCGCAAGGTCGACATTGCTCGAGCTGCTCGGACGGATGCTGGCGTTCACGCGGCGGGTAATGTCATCTCCATCAAAATGATCACAGAACCGCCTCTTCCCGAAGGCTTCAAAGACGTCGCCGAGTATGTTAACACTTTCTTGCCAGACCAAATTAGGATGTGGGGTTGGGTCAGAACCGTCAAGTCCTTCAACGCTCGAAC GGCGGCCGACTCTCGTATATACGAGTATCTCCTTCCATCATACTGCCTTATACCTCCTCACAAAGACGACCCTCTTGCCAAACATCTCGATATATCCTCTCCCGACTGGCGAGACATCGTCGGTGAGGGTCCTTGCTCCTTTGCCGACGCTAGACTCCCTATGCCCACTTctgatgaaggtgaagtCGACCCTAAGGTTCGAGGAGAGTacgagagaaagaggaggtggagagtgGATGAAAAGACTTTGAACCGGTTCAGAGACATCATTGCCCAGTACAAGGGCACTCA CAACTTCTACAATTACACTGTTGGCAAGCCTTTTAATGACCGAGCAGTCAAGAGGTTTATGATCAAGCTTGAGGTGAAGGAACCCAAGGTGTATGGAGAAATTGAATGGATTTCCGTTCAAATCCACGGACAAAGTTTCATGCTTCATCAAATC CGAAAAATGATCTCTATGGCGATGCTCGCCTGTCGAACTggttctcctccttctctcctccccgaGACATTTGGTCCCAAAAAAATTCACATTCCCAaagctcctcctctcgGTCTCTTGCTCGAGGCTCCCCAGTTTGGTGTTTACAATGACAGAATCACCCAGAAATTGAATGGCATCACCGAAGACAGGGATCCCGTAAACTTTGGGTTGTATGCGGATGATATCTATGCTTTCAAGGTGAAGTGGATCTATGAAATgctgaggaaggaagagttaGAGAAGAACGT CTTCCACAAATGGATCCAAATGATGGACAACATCAAGAACGATTCTCTCGGTTACCTCAA CACTAAGGGTGTTATCCCAGCAGAAGCCACTGCCCTGGTTCTTGAGCAGGAGAGCAAGCGAAAGGAGGGTCAAAAGGCGCAGAAGGAAGGCGCTGAAGCCGGGgtcgaggagattgagagtgacgacgaggaggttgaCCAAGAGGCCTTGAAGAGGGGTGACTTGGAGGGATAA
- a CDS encoding mitochondrial protein → MPISLPDVSHRQSLILTALAAALGTTSLILSFQALRREARTERLKRQVGQDVEEWEKSREGSGMSSPDEKIERIVRKEKNWEKEFDEGLIREQLTRNYNFLGEESMGLVRKSYVVVVGCGGVGSWCALMLLRSGVGRILLIDFDLATLSSLNRHACATLEDVGTPKVIAMQKYLKKIAPWARIEVEIGLWRKGEGEKWLEGADWVVDAIDNIETKADLLAHCHEQGIKIFSSMGSGAKKDPTRVQIADISSTYEDPLARSVRRRLRMAGISSGIPVVYSTETPSEVKLLPLDEEEFKRGAVKELQAFDDFRVRIMPVLGPLPAIFGLNIATYILLDLAGKPLIDYMEIKNRKRVYQSLERGLSDREAKVKGEKLQGKLPISLEDIGFVFEELYHGRSSLPPFEVLQKANVIRWQKDQDLSADNLVVMGNKDAEKHMKECLIGDKDVREVWGDEIVEFIKRKSDEARKTIAWRRG, encoded by the exons ATGCCCATCTCGCTGCCAGATGTATCCCATCGCCAGTCTCTTATCCTCACAGCCCTCGCCGCTGCCCTGGGCACAACATCTCTCATCTTGTCTTTCCAGGCACTTCGGCGTGAGGCCCGGACTGAGCGGCTCAAACGTCAAGTCGGACAGGACGTCgaagaatgggagaagagtcGTGAGGGCAGTGGAATGAGTAGCCCCGAcgagaagattgagaggatcgtgagaaaggagaagaactgggagaaggagtttgATGAGGGATTAATCAGGGAACAGCTTACCAGGAACTACAATTTCTTGGGAGAAGAGTCCATGGGATTGGTTAGGAAATCCTATGTGGTGGTTGTTGGATGTGGTGGAGTGGGAAGTTGGTGTGCTCTAATGCTGTTAAGAAG TGGTGTTGGCCGTATACTCCTTATCGAT TTTGATCTCGCaaccctttcttctctcaatAGACATGCATGTGCCACCCTCGAGGACGTAGGCACCCCGAAAGTTATTGCCATGCAAAAATATCTTAAAAAAATTGCCCCCTGGGCTCG GATTGAGGTAGAAATTGGATTATGGCGCAAAGGCGAAGGGGAGAAATGGCTTGAGGGTGCCGATTGGGTCGTGGATGCGATCGACAACATCGAGACCAAGGCTGATCTTCTCGCACACTGCCACGAGCAAGGAATTAAGATATTTTCCAGTATGGGTTCAGGTGCCAAAAAGGACCCTACAAGAGTCCAGATCGC AGACATCTCATCGACGTACGAAGATCCTCTTGCTAGGAGCGTGAGACGAAGGCTGAGAATGGCTGGTATCTCCTCCGGTATCCC CGTGGTCTATTCCACTGAGACCCCCTCCGAAGTCAAGCTTCTTCcgttggatgaagaagaattcaAGCGAGGCGCCGTCAAGGAGCTGCAAGCGTTTGACGATTTCCGAGTGCGAATTATGCCTGTGCTTGGTCCCTTGCCAGCAATCTTTGGTTTGAACATTGCCACCTATATCCTTCTTGACCTCGCCGGCAAGCCCTTGATAGATTACATGGAGATCAAAAACCGTAAGAGGGTATATCAATCCCTTGAGAGGGGTCTGTCCGATCGCGAAGCAAAGGTCAAGGGCGAAAAATTACAGGGCAAGTTGCCAATTTCTCTTGAAGATATTGGATTTGTCTTTGAGGAGCTTTACCACGGTCGATCAAGTTTGCCGCCTTTCGAAGTGCTTCAGAAGGCAAATGTCATCAGATGGCAAAAGGACCAAGATTTATCCGCTGACAACCTTGTGGTGATGGGGAACAAAGACGCAGAGAAGCATATGAAAGAGTGCTTGATTGGTGACAAGGATGTGCGCGAAGTCTGGGGTGATGAGATTGTAGAATTTATCAAGCGAAAGTCTGATGAGGCACGGAAGACTATTGCCTGGAGAAGGGGTTAG